A genomic stretch from Erigeron canadensis isolate Cc75 chromosome 9, C_canadensis_v1, whole genome shotgun sequence includes:
- the LOC122581412 gene encoding nicalin-1, whose protein sequence is MAISIFTTTTPPDKRRRMYESLYPVITLVFILIACVELCDASTAVDVYRLIQYDIAGAPFGSRVASLNHHAGSSLFAPGSDLSRTVVILPLTELNDTFIKEYIEQGKPLGGLLLLLPQCFRSANTRFGGAHLDNCEKENIKEKLADLEQKLIHTTIQYPVYFAFEDENLDKVLADIKRNDAAGQPATATTGGYKLIVTSLTPKKLASPTITNIQGWLPGLKADGDSDQLPTIAIVASYDTFGAAPALSVGTDSNGSGVVALLEIARLFSILYSNPNTRGRYNILFGLTSGGPYNYNGTQKWLRSFDQRLRESIDYAICLNSLGSGEDGLWVHVSKPPENAYVKQIFEGLSNVAEELGLKVGLKHKKINVSNSRVAWEHEQFSRLRVTAATLSGLSVAPDLLQSTGGLSDNRVFISEAAVVKSVKLVAESLARHIYGQEGKNINIFADNSSLAVNPSYVRSWLDLLSVTPRVAPFLSKDNAFIMALKKELADHVVEVNLQHDIIDGMFTFYDSTVNTLQIYQVASVTFDLLLLLVLGSYLITLFSFLVITTRGVDDLISLFRRPPSRKVKAA, encoded by the exons atggCGATTTCCATatttacaacaacaacaccaccaGATAAACGACGTCGTATGTACGAATCATTATATCCAGTAATCACACTTGTATTCATTCTAATAGCATGTGTTGAACTATGTGATGCATCTACTGCTGTTGACGTTTACCGGTTAATTCAATATGATATCGCCGGAGCTCCGTTTGGATCTCGTGTCGCTTCGCTTAATCATCACGCCGGTTCTTCGTTGTTCGCTCCTGGTTCCGATCTTTCTCGAACTGTTGTTATACTTCCTTTAACTGAATTGAATGATACATTCATTAAAG AATATATTGAACAGGGAAAGCCTTTAGGGGGATTACTACTTCTACTCCCTCAATGTTTCCGTTCTGCGAACACTCGATTTGGTGGTGCACATCTTGATAATTGCGAGAAGGAAAATATTAAAGAAAAGTTGGCTGATTTAGAGCAGAAGCTAATACATACTACTATCCAA TATCCTGTGTATTTTGCTTTTGAAGATGAAAATTTAGATAAAGTGTTGGCGGATATCAAGAGAAATGATGCGGCTGGTCAGCCTGCAACAGCAACTACAGGAGG ATACAAGCTTATTGTCACATCACTGACTCCTAAGAAACTTGCATCTCCCACAATCACAAACATCCAG GGATGGTTGCCTGGACTGAAGGCTGACGGGGATTCTGACCAACTCCCAACCATTGCAATCGTGGCATCATATGATACATTTGGTGCAGCTCCG GCATTATCAGTTGGTACCGATAGCAACGGCAGTGGTGTTGTGGCACTTCTTGAAATTGCTagattgttttctattttatattccAACCCTAACACGAGAGGAAGATATAATATACTCTTTGGGCTGACATCTGGAGGGCCTTATAACTACAATGGAACTCAGAAG TGGCTTAGAAGTTTTGATCAACGTTTACGAGAAAGTATTGATTATGCCATCTGCCTGAATAGTCTTGGCTCGGGGGAAGACGGCTTATGGGTTCATGTGTCTAAACCTCCAGAGAATGCTTATGTAAAACAAATTTTTGAG GGTTTATCTAATGTAGCAGAGGAACTTGGCCTTAAAGTTGGGCTAAAGCACAAGAAAATAAATGTTTCCAATTCCCGA GTAGCCTGGGAACATGAGCAGTTTTCAAGGTTAAGAGTTACTGCAGCTACACTCTCTGGACTTTCTGTTGCACCCGATCTACTGCAAAGCACTGGAGGACTTTCTGATAACAG AGTGTTCATCAGCGAAGCTGCAGTTGTCAAAAGTGTAAAATTGGTTGCCGAGAGTCTTGCT AGGCATATCTATGGTCAAGAGGGAAAGAACATCAATATATTTGCTGATAACAGTAGTTTGGCTGTCAATCCTTCTTACGTACGATCATGGCTTGATCTATTGTCAGTAACACCACGTGTGGCACCTTTTCTCTCGAAGGACAATGCATTCATCATGGCATTGAAAAAA GAATTAGCAGACCATGTTGTAGAAGTTAATTTGCAACATGACATCATTGATGGAATGTTCACTTTTTACGACTCGACAGTTAATACACTGCAGATTTATCAG GTTGCCAGTGTAACATTTGACCTGCTCTTGCTACTTGTTCTTGGATCATACTTGATTACGCTTTTCAGTTTCCTCGTGATAACTACCAGG GGTGTCGATGATCTCATCAGTCTTTTCCGTCGTCCTCCTTCCCGCAAAGTCAAAGCAGCTTGA